AGGGGAATGCCATCGGCCCCACTCCCGAAGAACTGCCTGATTACATGGAGAATTTTGGCCGCGTATATGATTCCGCGAATTTCCACGGAGATGAACGGCTTATCGCCATGGCCGCCAGTCATCACCGGCTTGCCTGGCTTCATCCCTTCCGGGATGGGAACGGCAGGGTCTGCCGTCTCTATTCCTGTCTCTACATGGCTCGCAGCGGCGTCAACCGCGCGAACCTTTGGTCCCTCTCGCGCGGCTTGCATCGAGCCAAGAGCGAATACATGACCATTCTTAAAGCGGCAGACCCTGACCCTCATGCGTTGAAGCCTCAATCCATTCCCGAAAGCAGGCGGATTGGCGATTTCTGCCGGTTTTTCATTGAAGTGTGCCTGGATCAAATCCAGTTCATGCAGAACTTGCTGCGCATGAAAGAAGTAGAGGACAGGATCGAATGGATTGTCGAACGCAAGATCAAAACGGCCAAGGCCAAAGGGGAGACGCCGCTTCATCCTGCGTCATCCCGCTTGCTGCGTGCGCTCTTCATGCGCGGGAGCATCCAGCGTGGAGAAGGACCGGCCATCCTCAACGTCAGCGAATCCACATACAGAAGGGTATTGCGTCAGCTTACGCAAAAACGACTCGTGGAGTCCGGCAGCCAGCGAGCACCGCTTCGCGTAGCCATCCCGATCCAGGCGATGCCATACTACCTGCCGGGCGTATACAAAAGCATGTAGGAGCTGCAAAGGGTGGCGCTGTATATGTGTGAGAACCGTGGTATTCGATTACAGATAAATCCGTTTTGTTTCTGATGCTCTAGGATGGTATATCCGATCCCAATGAAATTTACTTCATAGATACTCCCTGCCGTGTCGTTCCAAGTTATTCGGTGGATCTCCTATCTTGTAGCCGCATAGGTCGTCCACAACAGTGTGTAGAAAAATTGCATAGGGTTGATCGGGGTGTGGAAGCCCGTAATGGTAGGGCGTTGCAGGTTTTTATTGTTCGGCGCGTCGTTATTGGATAGCGTCGGAATTTGGTGTTGGTTTGTGTAAAGACGTTGCATTATTATTGTGGAGTAGAATATGAAATTGAAATTGTTGTTGTGCTGTTCGGTCCTGTTGCTATCTGCTTGTGCTTCAAAGCATATGGCCCCAGTTCTTGACGTTGAAAAGCCCGTCATCGCCAGTGCGGACGAAGCTGTTGTCGTGTTCATGCGCCCTTCTGATTGGGGAGGAGGCGTCCAGTCTTCGGTTTTCGATGTGACATCGGATGAAAACAAGCTCGTTGGTATCGTTTCAAGCAACACTAAAGTCGCGTACGCTGTCTCGCCAGGCGAAAAGACGTTCATGGTGGTCAGCGAAGCCGCAGACTTTGCAAAGGCCGACGTCGAGGCCGGGAAAACGTATTACGTCCTCGTGACGCCACGCATGGGGTGGTGGAAAGCGCGTTTTTCCCTTCGTCCCCTGATGCGGGAACAATTGGACGGCAAGGATTTCGCTGAGGGGTCTGAAGCCCAATGGAACGAAAAACCACGCTAAGGAGCCGGGTGGGAGTTTTTTCGAAACTTACTGCTTTTGTAAGTGTTCCCAGTTTACGGGGCTTGAAGCCCAACGGTACAAAAACGTACGCTAAGCCCATAGGCACAATGACCGGGTTCACCTCAACGGCCTAGTCGCTTAGTTTCTTGCCGATCAATTTACTGAGCCTCGCTCAAGTATTTTGAGCTGTCCCATTCATAAACCTGAAGACCTCTTCAGCGCTATCGGTGCCGATAACTGATTCCAACAGCAGTTTGGCAACCTGGATAGACTGAGCAGGACCGGCGCAGGAAATAATACGGTTTGAGATCTCAATTGGCCCTGGGGTAGGGATCCCACCAAGCTCCTGTATGCGCCCCAAATTGTCACGATTACGACTGAAGGCATAGCTAGTTGCTTTTTGCCCTTGCAGCAGGCCAGCTTCAGCGATAGGCAGTACGCCGACACACATAGTTGCGATGGTTCCACCTTGAACATGAATGGCGTTGGCCAGATCGCGCAACGGCTGGCAATAGGCCTCATCAAAGCCGTGGAAATGAAATCCACCGGGAACAGCCAAGGCTGTATAATCCTGAGGTTCGATCTCACTCACCAGTAGATCGGTTTTTATTTGTAGCCCGAAGCGGCCATTGACCACGGGGTGTAGCCCCGTAGTGACAACTTCGACCTTGGCAAGATGCTGGTAATAATCTGTCCATCCGCAGACAGAGAGAATTGAAACCGCCTCCAGATCTTCAAATCCTTCGCCTAGGAAGAGCAGTACTTTTTTGCTGGACATATCATGCCTCATATCGGCTAGCAGAATAGGCCGAAGGCTTAAGGTTAATGCTTCAACTGAAGCATCAGTTTACGCGCCTCAAGTTTTTCCCGGGGCAGGCTCCGGGTTCTCCTTGTCTGTTGATGGAGAGTCCTGATCGACTTTGTTGATTTTACCATCGAACAGAGCCCGAGTTTTGAACGCATTGACGGTCATGGCGATCGCTGCAACTTCCTTCAACTCTTTAGTTGATGCCCCGGATTGCCCCGCAACTGCGAGGCCAAAATCGGTTCAGGGATCACACCCTGCGGCCAGGGCCGCCCCCAGAGCAACCAGTTGTTTGGTTTTGTGGTCAAGGGCTCCTGGTGCCAGGGAGGCGTCCATAAACGCCTGAAACTTATCTAGTGGGTCACTCATCGACGTCTCCTCACAAGGGTCGAGGTCCCAGGTTGACGGAACCGATCCCTTTTTCATGCTGACGCAAAACAGATCACGGGGCAGGCCCCCTTCCTCCATGCGCTCGATTTTCAGAATTTCGTAGCCTTTAGCTAGTTGTCGAACTTTCCCTTCGGTAAAGAAGTGAACGACAAAATCGCCGATTTCGTAAATGTCTTCACCAAGGTGGGTACCAGTTCGATAGTGTTTGTCAAAACTGCTGCGAACCGAGTAAACAGCTAGCCCCCCTGGTTTGAGGATGCGGTGAGTTTCACGTAAAATAAAGGCGATTTCGGCAGTTGAAAGCTCCATGCAGAGCAACATGTGCGAGTAGCAAGCATCAAAGGATTCGTCAGTAAACGGAAGCGGTTCCCTCAGGTCTTGAACCTGCGTGCGGAGTCGAGAAGATAGCCCGATATTTGCCGCTTTTTCACTCACCTCTGCAACAGCGGATTCCGAGTAGTCGAGACCGGTCACATTAAGTCCATTTTGAGCAAAGAGAAAACTGTCGCGCCCTTGGCCACAACCCAGTTCCAGCAGCGATATCACGTTATTTTGCTGAAAGAGATTCAGTGATACTTTGGCAAACTGACTCGGTTCCTCACCGAAAAACGCTCCAGACTCGGTGAAGACTTCATCCCAGTGGGATTTCTGCTCCTTTTTCGGCTTATGTTCCGGTGTCATGATAATTTTCCCTATAAACTTATTTGCCGGACTCGCCACTGGTATCCTGCGAAGCCGAACCGCCCATCATGCCCTGCATCATCTCCATCATCTTTGGCATCATCTCTTTGCACATGTTCATCATCGGCTCTGGTGCTGTGGGAGTTTCTCCCACCTGCTCGCGTTGTTTGTCGGACAGTACGGCCAGTGCCTTTTCGCGAGTCTCGGCTTCAATATCCTGAAGTTGTTTTATTTGTTCTTCGGAAAGACCGAGTTCTTCGGCTCTGCGGTAAATCGCGCCAGGACTGTCGAGGGCGACAGGGGTTTGCATCATGGCTTGCCAGCGGTCGATTTTTTCTTCCGGCATTCCTGCCTGCCGCATCTTACTCATGCATTTGTCCATCATTGTTTTCGGGTCCATCGACATCTCCTTAAGGGATGGGAATTAATTGATGCACTTTCCTACCTAGGCCAGATCAGCCAATCGTTTTCGCTATCTCTTCGAACTCCTCTTTGGTGATCTCTCCCCTTGCATAACGACCCTTGGCGATTTCCAAAGGAGAATCTCTTTCTTCACATAGCCGCTCTTCCTTACCAGACCAAGGTGGCCTGAAATCCCGCCCCACCCGGCCCCAAAAACTTCGCACCAAAAACAAAACGACGATCACAATGACCAGCATGAAGGTCATCATGATGATCGGGAAAACCCAGAATCCGCCTGACCAGAACTCATGCCAAGGTGCCATAGCATTCCTCCCTTTAAGCTGTTTAACTGTCTCTGACAGGTTGCTTCTTTTTAAACCTTTGATAGAAAACCGGCACCAAGGCAAAAAGCCCCAGTAGTGCAAAAGAGCCAAGAACCCGGGGAGAGGCGATGTCACTGAGGCTGTTTATGGTAGCGAGGCTGGCTCCTGCATTCACATAAACAAAGCCGCCGGGGATAATGCCGATCATGGTGCCCAAGAAGAATGTGCGTAGCGGCAGCCTGGTCAGTGCCGCACTTAAATTGATTAGGAAAAAGGGGAAAAGCGGAACTAGGCGGAGAAAGAGTAGATAGTGCAATCCCTCCCGTTCAAGGGCGAGGTTCAGCTTTACCATTTGCGATCCAAATTTTCTCTGCACCGTATCGTGGAAAAGATACCTGGCCACCAAAAAGGCAAGAACGGCACCAATGGTCGCGGCGGTCACCGCATATACTGTGCCCATGATGGCCCCGAACAGAAGTCCGGCGGATAGGGAAAAAATCGTTGCGCCAGGAAGAGACAGAGCTGTTTGGATGATGTAAAGGAGCATGAATCCGAGGACGGTTACCAAGCGGTGCTCAATATAGAATGACGTCAGGACCTCCCGGTTGGTTTTCAGCACATCGAGAGTCAAGAACCGTCCTAAATCGAGGATGAAAAAGAAGGAAACGGCTACAATGAGAAAAAGAAGGAGTACCAGCTTTTTTCGTTTCATTCCGGCCTCTCCCTTGGTGCAGATCAACAGGCAGTTTTCTGGTTATTTCGTTGTTCTCGTAGACGGCCTTCCTGTCTAACTTCCTCACGATCCCGTTCAACAATAGGGTATTCACCAGAAAGCAAATGGAACAACTCAGCTACCAGGGCCGGACGCAACAGGTAGTAGCAGCGCAACTGACCGTCCTCGTAGAAATCGACAATTCGGTTCCGGCGCAGAACCAGCAAGTGCTGGGAGACATTCGGTTGGGGGATCTCTAAGAGATCCTGAATGTCGGTGACACATTTCACTCCGCTTGCCAGCTCCTCCAGGATCTGTAGTCGAACCGGATGTGCGAGTTGCCGCAACAGTTCCGCCTTGTCTCGAATATTCAGATTTTTCATCGGTTTCTCCATATCCTGCATAACTGGATAATAATGTCACTATATAATACAGAGCTTATATATTTTGTCAATCAATCCCAGAAACCACTGAATCCAAGACACAGAAAGGCCCAACCTGTTTTTCAGGCTGGCTTTCCTGAAAGTTGTTCTGCATTGCCTTGGGATTTATAGAACGCTCAAGAGGGCAATTTTCGTAGCTACTCGGTCAATGCCCCTAATTCAGTCGCCCGGCCTTAACGTGCTTTATTTTCCGTTTTCTGAGACGCCCCCTATAATACCCTTGACACCGTACCATGGTACGGTACCTATCCTTTTAGACAAGGAGGAGTGAATGAACCAGCTGACAATCGGCCAGGCCGCAAAGCTCTCCGGCGTCGGCGTCGAAACGATCCGCTTTTACGAGCGCCAGGGACTCATCGAACAACCGCCCAAACCAGACAACGGCTTCCGCCGCTACCCTCCGGAAACGGTCCGGAAAATCCGCTTCATCCGGCGGGCCAAGGAGATCGGCTTTTCCCTCCGGGAGATTCATGAATTGCTCGGTTTTTATTTCGATACGCAAACCAGCTGCGAAGACGTCCGGGATCAAGCGAAGATCAAGATCGCCGATATGGAGGCCAGAATTGCTGCCCTGGGAAAAATGAAGACCGCCCTGCAGGCCCTGGTCGATGAATGCGGAACCCGGGAGGGCGAGTGCCCCATTCTGGAAACCCTGGCCGAGGACTACTGAGGAAGGAACAAGCATGACGACGGCCGAAACTCTTTATCGTTTGCACGGCCTGCTGCCCTTGAAGGAACGCCAGCTACGCCTTTCGCAGATCGAGGTGAAATTGCACCAGGCGATCCTGCACTCCTTCGTGGAGCGGGGCCGGCCCTTGGCGAAGGGGGAAATCTCCCGGTCGCTAGATGCAGCGAACCCCGATACCCTTCTGGATCGCCTGCGTGCCTGTGACCTGGTCGTCCTTGACGGCCGAGGAGAGGTGGTCGGAGCCTACCCCTTCACCATAGAAAAGACCCATCACGTGGTGGAGGTCAACGGCCACCGACTTCA
This sequence is a window from Paucidesulfovibrio longus DSM 6739. Protein-coding genes within it:
- the mduS gene encoding methyltransferase domain-containing selenoprotein MduS, with product MTPEHKPKKEQKSHWDEVFTESGAFFGEEPSQFAKVSLNLFQQNNVISLLELGCGQGRDSFLFAQNGLNVTGLDYSESAVAEVSEKAANIGLSSRLRTQVQDLREPLPFTDESFDACYSHMLLCMELSTAEIAFILRETHRILKPGGLAVYSVRSSFDKHYRTGTHLGEDIYEIGDFVVHFFTEGKVRQLAKGYEILKIERMEEGGLPRDLFCVSMKKGSVPSTWDLDPCEETSMSDPLDKFQAFMDASLAPGALDHKTKQLVALGAALAAGCDPUTDFGLAVAGQSGASTKELKEVAAIAMTVNAFKTRALFDGKINKVDQDSPSTDKENPEPAPGKT
- a CDS encoding TVP38/TMEM64 family protein: MKRKKLVLLLFLIVAVSFFFILDLGRFLTLDVLKTNREVLTSFYIEHRLVTVLGFMLLYIIQTALSLPGATIFSLSAGLLFGAIMGTVYAVTAATIGAVLAFLVARYLFHDTVQRKFGSQMVKLNLALEREGLHYLLFLRLVPLFPFFLINLSAALTRLPLRTFFLGTMIGIIPGGFVYVNAGASLATINSLSDIASPRVLGSFALLGLFALVPVFYQRFKKKQPVRDS
- a CDS encoding SHOCT domain-containing protein, with amino-acid sequence MAPWHEFWSGGFWVFPIIMMTFMLVIVIVVLFLVRSFWGRVGRDFRPPWSGKEERLCEERDSPLEIAKGRYARGEITKEEFEEIAKTIG
- a CDS encoding MerR family transcriptional regulator, with product MNQLTIGQAAKLSGVGVETIRFYERQGLIEQPPKPDNGFRRYPPETVRKIRFIRRAKEIGFSLREIHELLGFYFDTQTSCEDVRDQAKIKIADMEARIAALGKMKTALQALVDECGTREGECPILETLAEDY
- a CDS encoding Fic family protein, with amino-acid sequence MLCDWKAFGELKDLAMEVIDASARLEGCLPSETARVIGDHLRLTNSYYSNRIEGYRAGIVEIEQALEGNFASGESTHYAQELCVAHVNAEKALMAKMQQESNANVAGVNNLCTIHKALYDGLSARHLFTHDINGFTRHPVLPGMLRDCRVEVGQGNAIGPTPEELPDYMENFGRVYDSANFHGDERLIAMAASHHRLAWLHPFRDGNGRVCRLYSCLYMARSGVNRANLWSLSRGLHRAKSEYMTILKAADPDPHALKPQSIPESRRIGDFCRFFIEVCLDQIQFMQNLLRMKEVEDRIEWIVERKIKTAKAKGETPLHPASSRLLRALFMRGSIQRGEGPAILNVSESTYRRVLRQLTQKRLVESGSQRAPLRVAIPIQAMPYYLPGVYKSM
- a CDS encoding ArsR/SmtB family transcription factor; protein product: MKNLNIRDKAELLRQLAHPVRLQILEELASGVKCVTDIQDLLEIPQPNVSQHLLVLRRNRIVDFYEDGQLRCYYLLRPALVAELFHLLSGEYPIVERDREEVRQEGRLREQRNNQKTAC
- a CDS encoding DJ-1/PfpI family protein, encoding MSSKKVLLFLGEGFEDLEAVSILSVCGWTDYYQHLAKVEVVTTGLHPVVNGRFGLQIKTDLLVSEIEPQDYTALAVPGGFHFHGFDEAYCQPLRDLANAIHVQGGTIATMCVGVLPIAEAGLLQGQKATSYAFSRNRDNLGRIQELGGIPTPGPIEISNRIISCAGPAQSIQVAKLLLESVIGTDSAEEVFRFMNGTAQNT